A stretch of Argiope bruennichi chromosome 10, qqArgBrue1.1, whole genome shotgun sequence DNA encodes these proteins:
- the LOC129989061 gene encoding zinc finger protein basonuclin-2-like isoform X3 has translation MLYGTEALPIRLKILLDRLFSVLQHDEVVHVLHGFGWTYEDYSRGYILQNSRGQVLERWNMPTREEEPLILQQFMRFGETKPIAQQLLLQESSERMEQAMQGSKDSVDSDIKRFFQKFKGYLPLVPPALQNQSSLALTPTTSSVMSNAVNLAPSLSRPNKPASSVSSTTSLSPVTRSPINSPLSSSPLNKLQNMQPYDYRRDRNNSPDVREVVPMLQYPHQSATPLPSPTATSSAAIPPTTLTSSFFSHTTTTLSEACATSNNSSQLGGMTSDFSITDEGSEDSEAINLSQHSSFTHNFSGIGHSHLDSIYAAKKVRHLRKSANPMKRRWNPVMLSGLTTNPSTGKKRVQCHVCLKTFCDKGALKIHFSAVHLREMHKCTVDGCNMMFSSRRSRNRHSANPNPKLHTPNLRRKLSHHDGRSSIPYPIVPPSTLLNFNNIGSNKDNLMPVPPPMPSDRECEERRSMVTNNSHIKVEANLPSSTMDDLPHDTGLPQPGLSFHHRRKSSLNSPDDVLSLTKKSRYELNGDASNEGDEGIDLSMKDDQNGSSSVNNKGVRKRKSFNPTKCATVTSDDDLQYVSTDDSSSDTFVDDNGLLSKSDDFSSDLLEDDSKDDDVRDDSPLPNTSAHLPTSLSGQISRQPSALTTQPPPRSEEQVEIKSPSVSSVPASNFSIDRMSSKEDMKTLDLTVKHKEPIIKSNHDTEEVSESPLRYLETLSLGAFTGLLNHTKNTFSQHIASTTGISYHAPGLGLASTPSSNMHDISRERRPHMPLTESQPVPLPIPSSGIGLSSNDSDPDGQMSLLPVYRDASMIGAVDVPVDKENPRRCIACGKIFQNHFGVKTHYQNVHLKLMHKCTVEGCNAAFPSKRSRDRHSANLNLHRKLLSTSADKGHYFDKSSLFPYPHPGVALRDDYFSRLYDPQNIPLNLYHARFGDGFLPSPPFSSPLGPTSTLGVMNPFHPAFMVPTTSNTGSSLHEGGTRVSDGRDDTPISSISSTPSPRPKSSSPSSFSPEKDDASRSGRRPLTLDSELEPNSDGRFSCKFCQRLFIDSAHLRDHYEGTHLPSLLPCPTDDCPKVFLSATDRDKHCEAEDHHHHRAKRETPPKT, from the exons aatagtCGAGGTCAAGTGCTAGAACGTTGGAATATGCCTACCAGAGAGGAGGAACCACTGATTTTACAGCAGTTCATGAGGTTTGGAGAAACGAAGCCAATTGCTCAGCAGCTTCTATTGCAAGAGAGCAGCGAAAGAATGGAACAAGCAATGCAAGGATCCAAGGACAGTGTAGATTCGGATATCAAGcggttttttcaaaaatttaagggCTATCTTCCGCTAGTGCCCCCTGCTCTTCAGAATCAGTCGTCTCTAGCCCTCACTCCTACTACTTCGTCTGTTATGAGTAATGCTGTCAACTTGGCGCCATCTCTTAGCAGACCTAACAAGCCAGCTTCCAGCGTGAg CTCTACTACGTCTCTATCGCCAGTGACAAGATCTCCTATAAATAGTCCTCTTTCTTCCTCTCCATTGAACAAACTCCAAAATATGCAGCCTTACGACTACAGGAGAGATCGAAATAACAGTCCTGATGTTCGAGAAGTAGTACCAATGCTGCAATATCCTCATCAGTCTGCAACGCCGTTGCCGTCTCCCACAGCTACTTCATCAGCAGCAATACCACCGACAACTTTAACTTCATCCTTTTTCTCTCACACAACCACCACCTTGAGCGAAGCGTGCGCAACATCAAACAACTCATCTCAACTTGGAGGTATGACTTCTGACTTCAGCATCACTGATGAAGGCTCTGAAGATTCCGAAGCTATAAATTTATCTCAACACTCTTCATTCACCCATAACTTTTCTGGAATCGGACACAGCCATTTGGACTCTATATATGCGGCCAAGAAAGTAAGACATTTGAGAAAATCTGCCAATCCTATGAAACGAAGGTGGAACCCTGTTATGTTAAGTGGTTTGACAACAAATCCGTCGACCGGCAAGAAGCGTGTACAGTGTCATGTTTGCTTGAAGACTTTCTGCGATAAGGGGGCTCTTAAGATTCACTTCAGTGCTGTACATCTTCGCGAAATGCACAAATGTACCGTTGATGGTTGCAACATGATGTTCAGTTCTCGAAGGAGTCGTAACAGGCACAGTGCAAACCCAAATCCGAAACTTCACACGCCAAACTTGAGAAGGAAATTGTCACATCATGACGGCAGAAGTTCCATACCGTACCCAATAGTTCCTCCTTCCACTCTGTTAAATTTCAACAACATTGGTAGCAACAAAGACAATTTAATGCCTGTTCCTCCTCCCATGCCTTCTGATAGAGAATGTGAAGAAAGACGCTCCATGGTCACAAATAACAGTCATATAAAAGTAGAGGCAAATTTGCCATCCAGTACTATGGATGATTTACCACATGACACAGGATTGCCTCAGCCGGGCTTATCTTTCCATCACCGCCGAAAATCAAGTTTAAACTCTCCAGACGATGTTCTATCTCTTACTAAGAAATCAAGATATGAACTTAACGGAGATGCTAGCAATGAAGGTGATGAAGGAATAGACCTTAGTATGAAAGACGATCAAAATGGAAGTTCTTCAGTAAATAATAAAGGCGTGAGGAAACGAAAAAGTTTCAATCCTACTAAATGTGCTACGGTTACAAGTGACGATGATTTGCAATATGTTTCAACCGATGACAGTAGCAGCGATACTTTCGTTGACGATAATGGACTGCTTTCAAAATCTGACGATTTTAGCTCTGATTTGTTGGAAGATGATTCTAAAGATGATGATGTAAGGGATGACAGTCCACTGCCTAATACGTCAGCACATCTCCCAACTTCACTTTCTGGCCAGATATCACGCCAGCCTTCTGCTTTGACTACTCAACCTCCACCCAGATCAGAAGAACAAGTTGAAATTAAATCTCCTAGTGTATCATCTGTTCCTGCATCCAATTTCTCAATTGATAGAATGTCGTCTAAAGAAGATATGAAAACTTTAGATTTGACTGTTAAACACAAAGAACcaattataaaaagtaatcacGACACAGAAGAAGTTTCAGAGAGTCCTCTGAGATATTTGGAAACTTTATCATTAGGTGCTTTTACTGGTCTTCTGAACCATACAAAAAACACGTTTTCTCAGCATATTGCTTCTACAACTGGAATATCTTACCATGCACCAGGCTTAGGCTTAGCTTCGACTCCATCTTCTAATATGCATGATATTTCTCGAGAAAGACGCCCTCATATGCCACTCACAGAATCTCAACCAGTACCTTTGCCGATTCCTAGTAGTGGCATAGGACTCTCATCAAATGATTCTGATCCTGATGGACAAATGTCCTTACTTCCAGTTTACAGAGACGCTTCAATGATTGGTGCTGTAGACGTCCCTGTTGATAAAGAAAATCCTAGACGTTGTATTGCTTgtggaaaaatatttcagaaccaTTTTGGAGTCAAGACGCACTATCAGAATGTACATCTTAAACTGATGCATAAATGTACTGTGGAAGGTTGCAATGCTGCTTTCCCTTCCAAGCGTAGTCGGGATCGACATAGTGCGAATCTTAATCTTCATCGGAAGCTCCTGTCTACTTCTGCTGATAAAGGACACTATTTTGACAAGAGTTCTTTGTTTCCATACCCACATCCTGGAGTGGCTCTTAGAGATGATTACTTTTCACGATTGTATGACCCTCAAAACATTCCTCTTAATTTATATCATGCTAGATTCGGCGATGGGTTTTTGCCATCCCCCCCTTTTAGTAGTCCGCTGGGACCCACTAGTACCCTTGGAGTCATGAATCCTTTTCACCCCGCATTCATGGTGCCAACAACATCAAATACTGGTTCTTCGCTGCATGAAGGTGGTACAAGAGTCTCTGATGGACGTGATGACACGCCAATCAGCTCTATTAGTTCAACACCCAGCCCAAGACCCAAGTCATCGTCTCCCTCCTCATTTTCCCCAGAAAAAGATGATGCGAGTAGATCTGGCAGGAGACCTTTAACTTTAGATTCTGAACTAGAACCTAACAGCGATGGCAGATTCTCTTGCAAATTCTGCCAAAGACTTTTCATAGATTCTGCCCATCTACGAGATCACTATGAAGGGACTCATTTACCTAGTCTTCTGCCATGTCCCACTGACGACTGTCCAAAAGTTTTTCTGTCTGCTACAGACAGGGACAAACATTGTGAAGCAGAAGACCACCATCACCACAGAGCCAAAAGAGAAACGCCTCCCAAGACATGA